From the genome of Bradyrhizobium sp. ORS 278:
GGACGGATCGGGATGATCGAAGCCGATGGCGCCGACCGGCGAAAAGGTGCGGAGGTCGTATTTGTAGGGCGCGTAGTTGCCGTGCCAGGCGACGACGTCGATCGGCGAATGCTTCAGCTCGGTCTTGAACAGCGCGCCGCCCCACTTCACGTAGAGCTCGGTCGGCGTGTCCTTGTCCTCGTAGGACGCGACCGGCGTCAGGAAGTCGCGGGCATTGGCGAGGCAGTTGGCGCCGATCGGGCCGCGCTCCGGCAGGGTGAAGGCGCCGCCATAGTTCTCGCAGAGATAACCGCGCGCCGGGCCGGCGGGGATCTCAACCCGGAACTTCACGCCGCGCGGAATCACGACGATCTCGCCGGGCTCGGCATCGATGCGGCCGAACTCGGTGACGAACAGCAGGCGCCCCTGCTGCAGCACGAACATCAGCTCGCCATCGGCATTGTAGAAGTGCTGGTCGACCATCGACTTGGTGATGACGTAGACATGCGCGGCCATGCCGGCCTGCGTCGCCGCATCGCCCGCCGTCGTCATCGTTTGCACGCCCTGCAGGAACGTGACCTCGCCCGCCGGCATCGGCGTCGGATCCCAGCGCAGCTGCTGCACCGTGATCTCCTGCTCGTGGCACGGCGCGGTGCGCCACAGCCCGGCGTCGACCTTGGCGAAGCGGCCAGAGTGCTTCACCGAGGGCCGGATGCGGTACAGCCAGGAGCGCTCGTTGGAGCCGCGCGGGGCGGTGAACGGCGAGCCGGAGAGCTGCTCGGCATAGAGCCCATAGGCGCAGCGCTGCGGCGAGTTGCGGCCGATCGGCAAGGCGCCGGGCAGCGCCTCGGTCTCGAACGAATTGCCGAAGCCGGACATGTAGCCGGGCGTGACCTGCCCAGTCGCACGGCTTAGCCGGTCAGGCGATGTGTTGATGTTCATCATCCTTCTCCCTGCAGGCGGGCCCACATCTCGCGGTCGCGCTCGGCGGTCCAGATCACGGGATCGTCGATGCCGCTGGCTTCGTCATAGGCGCGGGACACGTTGAACGGCAGACAGTGCTCGTAGATCGCGAAGCTCGAGAACTTCGGGTCCATGACCTCGCGGGTCGCCGCCATCGACTCCTTGAGGCTACGTCCCCTGGCCACCGACAGCTCGGCGGCGCCATACAGCGACGAGACGAAGTCGCGCGTCATGGCGATCGCCTCGCGCACGGTGGCCTCGCCCTTCAGCGCGTCGCCGCGGCCGGGCGCGATCGCCTTGGGATTGAAGTCGCGAATCTCGTTGAGGGTCGACGGCCATTCGCGCAAATAGGCGTCGCCGCAATAGCAGGCCGAGTGGTACTCGATGAGGTCGCCGGAGAACATCACCTCGGCGTCCGGCACCCAGGCGACGATGTCGCCGGAGGTGTGGCCAGCGCCGAGCTGGATCAATTGCACCTCGCGCTTGCCGAGATGGATCGTCATCTCGCCTTCGAAGGTCAGCGTCGGCCAGGTCAGGCCGGGAATGCTCTGCGCGTCCTGAAACAGCCGCGGGAAGCGGCCATACTCGGAGTCCCAATCCTGCTGGCCGCGCTCGACGATCAGCCGGTGCGTCTCCTGCGAAGCGACGATGCCTTGCGCCTGATAGGCCGAGGCGCCGAGCACGCGCACGGCATGATAATGCGACAGCACGACATATTTGATCGGCTTGTCGGTGACGGTCCTGACCCGCTCGATCACCTTGCCGGCCATCGCCGGCGTCGCCTGCGCGTCGAACACGATGCAGCCGTCGTCGCCGACGATGACAGCAGAGTTCGGATCGCCCTCCGCGGTGAACGCATAGAGATCGGGGCCGATCTCGGAGAAGGTGACCTTCTTCTCGGCCATGTCGGTGGTGGATGCGAAACCCTTCGCCATCAGTTCATTCCTCGTGTCGGGCAGCTATTGCTGCTGTTGTTGCTGTTGCTGGCTGGCATCGATCATGCGCCGCTTGGCGAGCGTGATCGCCTCGCGCAACACGGTGATGTCGCCGATGTGATTGGCAAGGATCAGGACCAGCGCCGCATCGAGATCGGCGCTGTCCTTCTCCGAGAGGCCGCGATGCGCCTCAACGATGGCGCGGAAGGCGTCATCCGGCTTGGTGAAGTTCGACGCGGTCGAGAGGGCCATCACCGGCTCCTTCAGTTCAGTCCGGCGGCGCGCGCCACGGCCGCGGCGATGGTCTCCCGCGTCGGATGCCGGAAGCGTGCCGCGATATAGCCGTCGGGGCGGAGCAGATAGGCCGTGCCGGGCTCGGCGCCGTAGCGCTTGGTCGCAAATCCCTCCGCATCGACATAACCGTCGCCGCCGATCCTGATGACACCGACCTCGCTGGCTACGTCGATCGCCGCGCCATTGGCGAATGACACCACGGTGAAGCGCCGGCCCTCGGCATTGAACGCGTCAGTGAGATGAAAGTGCCGTCCGTCGGCGGCCTTCAGCGGAGCATCGAGCAACGAGGTGCCCGGGCAAGGCCCGCTCGCCCACGCTTCGGCATCGGCGGTCGACAGCGGCGTCTCGTACACCGAAGGTACCGAGAGCCGGCCGCCATTGACCATGCGCTTGCCGAACTCGGTCTCCTTGGCGAGCGACAGCACCGCCTTGCGCAGCCGAGCCTCCTGTGCGCTCACCGGCGCCATGAAGTCGGTGGCGCGGGTGGACTCGCGAATGTTCTCGTCGGCCGCGGCGCTGCGCTCGATGTGATAGGTCTCGAGCAAATCGGACGGCGACGTCCCGCGCAGCACGCGATCGAGCTTCCAGGACAGGTTCTCCGCATCCTCCAGCCCGGAATTGGCGCCGCGCGCGCCGAAGGGCGACACCTGGTGGGCGGAATCGCCGGCGAAGATCACGCGGCCATGGATGAACCGCTCCATGCGGCGGCACTGGAACTTGTACAGCGAGATCCATTCGAACTCGAATTTGTCGTGGCCGAGCATGCGCGCGATGCGCGGCCGCACGTTCTCCGGCTTCTTCTCGACCTGGGGATCGCACTCCGGCGTGAGCTGCAGGTCGATGCGCCAGACATCGTCGGGCTGGCGATGCAGCAGGGCCGAGCGTCCGGCATGGAATGGCGGGTCGAACCAGAACCAGCGCTCAGTCGGAAACGCGGCGGTCATCTTGACGTCGGCGATCAAGAACTGATCCTCGAACACCTTTCCGGAGAAGCCGGCGCCGACCATGCTTCGCAGCGACGAGCGCGCACCGTCGCAGGCGATCACATATTGCGCCGACAGTCGGTAGGGGCCATCCGGCGTCTCGATCGTCAGCACCGCACCGTCATTGCGCTGTTCCAGCGCGGTCACCTTGTTGCGCCAGCGCAGCGAGATCGACGGCAGCGCGCTGACGCGATCGACAAGATAGGCCTCGGCGTAGAACTGCTGCAGGTTGATGAAGGCCGGACGCTTGTGGCCGGGTTCGGGCAACAGGTTGAACTGATAGAGCTCCGACGGGCCGTGGAAGATGCGGCCGACGTTCCACACCACGCCCTTGTCGACCATGCGGTCGCCGACGCCGAGCCGATCCCAGTAATCCAGCGAGCGCTTGGAGAAGCAGATCGCGCGCGAGCCCTCGCCGATGCGATCGGCATCGTCGAGCACGACGACGGCATGGCCGCGCTGCGCGAGATCGATCGCAAACGACAGGCCAACGGGACCGGCGCCCACCACCACGACGGGATGCGCGACCGGCGCGGCCTGATCCTGATCACCGTGCCTGATATAGCCGAACTGAACCTTTGCCGAGCTTGCGCCCTGCCCCGGACTGGTCTGCACCATGGCTTGCTCGCCTTATGGTTCTTGACGATGGAAGCGACCGACATTTCCTCGGGTGAGGCCTGGTCTGGCTTGCCAGACGACCGACTTGCCAAATAGTCTCACCTGCAACTATTCTAAAGCTGACGGCCTCGGCCGCGTCAACTCAAAAAATCGGAGCGCGAACGTGGCGACCCCATCCACCGCGGCATCGAGGCGGCGGGCGCAACCCGCCGACGGCGAGCGGCATGCCGCACTGCCACAGGGTGACGAGCGGCTCGATCTGTTCAAATTCGCGCCGTTCCGGCTGAACCGCCTGGCTGCCGAGGTCAGCGCCGCGCTCGCCAGCGACTATCGCGAGCGCTACGGGCTCGACATTCCGGAATGGCGCGTGCTGGCGACGCTCGGCTTCCGCCGCGACGCCTGCAGCGCGCAATATGTCGCAGCCTGCACCCGCACGCACAAATCGACCATCAGCCGCGCGGTGACGTCGCTGCTGGAGCGGCGGCTGATCGAGCGGGTGGAGAACGCCGACGACCGCCGCGAATTCCGGCTGCGGCTGACGCGCAAGGGCAAGACGCTGTATGAGGAGCTGATCCCGCGGCTGCAGCAGCGCGAGCGCGAGATCATGGCGTGCCTGTCGGCGGAGGAGCGCAAGCTGTTCGACCGCCTGATCGGCAAGATCGAGGCGAGCCTGGATCTGATCCAGACCAGCGAAGAGGCCGACGCGAAGCAGGCTTATTAGTTCGAGCTGCGGAGGGTGGGCAAAGCGGCGCCGAAGGCGATGCGTGCCCACCCTCCTTCGCAACAAGGGCGGTGGGCACGGCGCGGGAGAGCGTCATCCCCAACAAGCACCGGCCAGGCGCCTTTGCCCACCCTACGGCTGTTCAGCTCGCTGTGAGATACAGCGCAACACCAAACTCAGCCGTCATCCCGGCGAACGCCGGGATCCATAACCACGGAGAGTGGTTTGAGGCAGGCGCTTGGTTAGCATCCCGCATCTCACAAGGGCCGCGGGGTATGGGTCCCGGATCGGCGCCGCGATGCGCTGCGCGCGTCGCGGCTAGTCCGGGACGACGATGGAGGGTGGAGCGAATTCACGGCTCAAACAACAAAGTTCAGTCGTAGAGACGTGACATGTGCGCGCATTCTCGCGGCAGACGCTGCCCGAGTCATGCGATCAGTCCGTCCCTCGCAATCATGCAGAGGGCGCAGGGAATGCCGGGTGCTGGCCGCAACCCATGGCCCGCCTGCGAAAGATAATGCAGGCGGCAGGTACCACAGGTTCAGCCGACATTCCGGCATTCCCTGCGCGACGGGCTTCCGGCTGCTTCGCGATCTCCCCGGTGCGCCGGCTTGTTGGCCACCGTATCGCGACAATGCGCTCGCGCGCATTGCGCGGACCTCAGCTTCGGGAGGCCAGGACCACGCGACTTGACCGTCCGCAGGCACTCGTTCGTCCGCACGCCACGACGACGTGCTGCGAGCGCTCGCGGCCATCGCATCCCCGCCTCGCGTGTCGTGACGATCGCGCGCAACGCCCCTTCTGCGGTGAGGCGGGATGGGTGGAGATAATCACGATTTCCGAAAAATAGCAAGAGAATTCTTATCTACGGAATCGACCGACCCGATGTTTCTCCTCACCCTGAGGAGCACGCCGCAAGCGGGCGTCTCAGCTCACGTCGCCGCCGAGCGCCGCCGCTCCTCCGGGAGTTCGAGAGCCGCGTCCTCGCCGCGCCAGTGCAGGATCTCCATGGCCAGGACCGGATGGTTGAAGCCCTTGAGATGCAGGTCGTCGATCGGGCGCGCGTCGACCGAGGCCTCGACCACGCCGTAGACGCGGCGGGAGGCGATCACCTGGCCGGCCTTGGCGGCGTCGCACAGGCGCGAGGCAAGGTTGGTGACGCTGCCGATGGCGGCATATTCCAGCCGGTTCTCGAAGCCGACCTGGCCGAGCGTGGCGTAGCCCACGGCGATGCCGACGCCGAAGCCCAGGCTGTGGCCGCGGTTCTTCCAGCGTTCGGTGAGCTGGCCGATCTCCTCGCGCATCTCCAGCGCCATCTTCACCGCGCGCGTGGTGTGGTCCGCGAACGGGATCGGCGCATTGAACAGGATCATCACGCCGTCGCCGGCGTAGCGGTCGAGCGTGCCCTCATACTTGAAGATCAGCTTGCCGAGCGCGGCGTGATACTCGCGCAGCACGTTCATCGCCTCTTCGGGCTCGGTCGTCTCGGTAAAGGCGGTGAAGCCGCGGAGGTCGCAGAACACGACGGTGACCTCGCGGCGATGGCTCTCCAGCAGCGCGTCGTGACCGTCGGACGAGGCGATGATCTGCGCCACCTGCGGCGCCAGGAAGCGCTCGAGCCTCCGGATGCGCTCGATCTCGGCGAGCTGCTTCTCGACCCGCTCCTCCAGCGACTTGTTCCATTCGCGCAGCTGCTCCGTCTGCTCGGTGAGCTTTTCCGCCTGCTGCTGCACGGTGGCATGGGTCAGCGCCAGCTCGCGGCCCTTCTGGTCGACCTCGGTGAACAGCCGCGCGTTGCGCATCGCCAGCACCGCCTGGTTGGCGAAGGTGCGCATCAGGCCGATCAGGTTCGGCGGAAACGCGCCGGCCGCACGCCGGAGAACCACCAGGGCGCCGAGCACACCCTGCTGGTCGACCAGCGGCGTGAACAGCACGGCGTGGAAGCCGGCGGCGACAGCAACGTCGCGCAGCGGATGCTCCGGCGCGCTCTCGAGTTCGGCGATCGCGATCGGCTCGCCGCTGCGCACCGACTCCGACAGCAGGCTGGTCTGCTCGTCGAGCACCTCATGGGCGCCGTCCCGGTCGACACCCTTGGCCTCCACCAGCCTGAAGCGCCGCTCGCCGGCATCATAGGAATAGATCAGGACCGCATCGGCGCCGGTGATCTCGAGCGCGCGCGACGCCACCGTCGGCAGCACGGCATTGAGATCGAGCGACGACGCGACCGCGCGGCCGACTTCCTCCAGCACCTTCAGCTCGTTGATCGACTGCGCGAGATCGCGCGTGCGTTCCTCGACCTTGGCCTCCAGCACGGCATAGGACTGCGCGAGCTGGCCGGCCATGCTGTTGAACTGATCGGCGAGTTCCTCCAGCTCGTCATGCGTCTTCACCTCGATGCGCTGGCCGAAATCGCCGGCGCCGAGGCGGCGCGCGCCCGCGCGCAGCGCGGTGATCGGCACGAGCATGCGGCGGGCCAGCAGCGAACCGGCGAAGATCGCGACCGCAAGCCCGAGCGCGATCAGCAGGGCGCCGCGCAGCAGCTGATCGCGGATCGGCGCCAGCGCATGCGCGGTGGACTGCTCGAAGAACACGGCCCAGCCGAGCTTCGGCAAGGTTGCGGCCGCCGTCAGCACGGCGTGTCCATCGCTGTCCGTGCCGGACGCCAGCGGCTGGCCGTCGAGCGCGATCGCGGCCACCTGCGGCAGCTTGGCGAGATCCTGGCCGACCGCCGGCCCTTTGGCCGAGCTCGCCAGCACCTGGCCCTTGGGATCGACGACATAGGCAATGCCGACCTTGCCGACCTGCGCCTCGCTCATGAAGTCTTCGAGAAAATCGAGATCGATGTCAGCGACGGTCACGCCGGCATTGAAGCCGGAATGCGCGACAGAGATCGACATCATCGGCAGCGCGCCCTTGAAGGTCACGGCCGAGAAGTTGCTGCCATGGGTGACCGTGTCGGTGAAGCGCAGGTCGCGGGAGAGATCGTTGCCCGAGGAGAACGCGATCGAGGTGCGCGAGACCCGGAGCTGCTCGCGGCCCTGGCCGTCGAGCTGATAGAGCTGCCGCACCGCCGGCGCCTGGCTCAACAGCTGGACATAATCGGCGCGTCGATCCTCCAACGTCCTGGCGCTGGCCCGCGTCACCCAGCTGATCTGGCGCTGCAAGTCGGAAACCGCCTGCTCGATCCGGCGGGCGCTGGCATCCGCCTTCTCGGCCATCGCCGCGGTCAGGCTCGCCTTGGTGGACTGATAGCTGATCCAGGTCTCGGTCGCGCCGTTGACCGCCAGGACGAACACCACGAGCCCGACCAACGACACGACATATTTGGCGAACAGGCCCTGCCGCAGCGACCAGCCTCTGTTCTCGACCCCGTTCATTCGGACCCCTCGCGCGGCATCGCCGGGGGCAGAACCCCGGATGAGCGCGTCCGCTGCCATCCTGATCGGCAGCGACACATTGGAGACGGTCCTCTCGTAGCCGAGATGCACCGTCTTCCCATTCATCTAGCACAGAATGCGGTGCAGGACGGCCCCGATGCGCTGACCCCCGAAGCGCAAAGATGACGCAAACAGTGACCAATCTCCTCCCTCATTTGAAGGAGGACGGCGCAGAAATACCGTCACCTGCCTCATGTTACCGATTGAAGATCCGCTTCAGCACGTCGTTCATGGGCTGGCTATCGGGGACGCTGTCCGCGCCGGCCGGCGCTTCGCCGGTTGCGCCCCCCTGGCCGGCGTCGGCCGGGGCGGCCGGCGGAGGTTGGTCGGCCTGCGGCGCAGCCGCGATGCCGGCCGGCGGGACCACGGTGCGGCCGCGGCTCCTCGGCTGCGGCGGGGCGGCCTGTTGCAGGCCCTGCTGGATCAGATTGCCGATGGTGGCCCCAAGCTGGCCGCCGAGCAGGTCGGACTGGCCGGCGGCCGGCGCCTGCGCATTCGGCGCCGCTGTCGGTGCGTTCGGGACTGGACCGGTGCTTGGCGCCGCGTTTCCGATCAGGCCGCCGATGCCGTTGAGCAGGTTGTTGAGGCCTGCGCCATCCTTGCCGAACAGCCCCTGCCCCATCTGCTTGAGCTTGGCATAGGTGCCCTCGGGATCGTCGAGGATACCGGCCATGTCGGGATAGAAGCGCGGCTGGCTCCAGGGGCCGTCGATCACCACGGGTATGCCGAGGCCGACCGGGTTGGAGGTCCGGCCCTGCCCTTCGGTCGTCATCACGAGCTTCGGCTCGACCCGCATCGCCAGCGCGCGATTGCCGAGATCGACCGTGCCGGCGCCGGTGACCTTGACCAGCGGTCCGACCAGATTGAGGTCCGTCGTCGCCGCCTGGCCGCGCTCGATCTGGAATGAGGCCGAGAGCTGCGTGAGGTCGGTGGTCAACTCCTTCGAATCCTGCCAGCCCGAAAGCGGATTGGTCGTCAGCGAGCGGATCATCTGCGCGACGTTGATGCCGCGGATCACGCCGTCCTGAAACAGCAGGAAGGTCGAGCCGCTCAGATTGTTCATGATCGCCTGCTGGCTGGCGCCGCTCGAGCGCAGCGCCAGCTTGCCCTGCATGCGCGCATCGAGTTTGTCGAAGCCGGCGAGGTTTTGCAGCAGCGGCAGCGCCCGCACGCCGACGATATCGCCGTGCATCGCGTAGGCTGGATTGCCGGTCGAGGCATCGATCACGGCCTCGCCGGCGGCCTGGCCGTCGTAGACGCCGAGATTGATGACGGTGGCCTTCAGCAGGCCGCCGGCCAGCGAGGCCTCCATATCCAGCGGGCCGAGGCGCGCGCCGGAGACGCCGATATCCGTCGCCGACAGCTTCACGCGCGCGTCGAGATAGTTCAGGCCGCGCAGGTCGATGGCCGCCGTGCTCCACCCCGCGGCGCGCGACGAGGCTGGCGCGGCAGAGTCCGGAAGATCCAGGCGGCGCACGTCCAAGTCGATCTTCACCAGCGGCTTGCTGGCGAGGTCGACCGAGGCCCAGCCGTTGAAATCGCCATCGCCCAGCGTGCCGCTGAGACCGTTGATCATGATCAGCGCGCCATTGAGCCTGACATCGGCACGCCCGGCGAGGACGCCGCGGAACGCGCTCTCCATGCCGATCCTGAAATCCACCGGCAGCGTCTGGCGATCGATCGGCATCGCCGGCGCGGCCGCATTGATCTCGAACGTCACCGGACGATCGCCGGCGCGGGCGCTGCCTTTGATCTTGATCTTGTCGCCGCTCAGCGAGCCCGTCGCACTGAGGCCCTCGAGCCGGTTTTCGACGCGGTCGCGCGGGTTGGAGAGGATCACGGCGCCGTCCGTGACGGTGACGCTGGCGATCCGGACCGCTGGGACGCTCTCCGGCTTCGCAGACGAGCGGCTGCGCGGCGCATTGTCCCGCAGCCGCTCGCGCAGCAGGGGAAGGTAGAGGGTCGGCTTCTCGATGCTGATCTCGCTGATGTCGGGCCGGCCGGACCACAGGCTCGACAGCGCCATGTCGGCCTGCAGCCTGGACACCGTCAGCCGGTTGTTGCCGTCGCGGTCTTTCGGGTCCTGCAGCGTGATGTCGGTCAGCGTGACCTGCAGGGAGGGCCACAGGCTGACCGTGGCGCCCCCCGCGATGCTCAGGCGATAGCCGGTGTCGCGCTCCACGCGGTCCTGGATCGCCACGGTCAGGAAGCTCGCGGGCAGCCCGAAGGCCAGCGCCAGCGCGAGCACGACGATGACGGCGCCGAGCAAACCGCCTGCAATCTTCAATGCTTTCATATCGATGTCCCAAGCGCTGCGGGCGAGCGGTCTCCACGGGTTAGCATGCGGCAACGCCGACCCGGTTCAATCTCAATTTTTCCCGGAACGAAGATCGCCCCGCGAGCGACCAAACTAGTCGTGAGCCCATGCGGCGTTATGTGACTTACGACACACTTCCGCCAGAGCGGATCCTGTAACTGGGGCTTTGAACCACTGCCGAAGGTATAGTGATGAGCAAGCAGGCCGAATTTGCGGTCATTCTGAAGATGAACCCGATGTTCGCTGATCTCGGCTCGGACGAGCTGCAGCGCATTTCGAACCTGTGCCACACCCAGCATCTCTCGGCGGGCGAGGTGTTGTTCCAGAAGGGCGATCCCGGCAACGCACTGTTCGGCGTCCGCCGCGGCCAGATCCGGATCGAGACCGGCGCCACCGACGGCTCGCGGCTGACGCTCAATTTCATGGGCCCCGGCGATCTGTTCGGCGAGGTCGCGGTGCTCGACGGCCAGGAGCGCACCGCTGACGCCACGGCGGGTGAGGCCACCGAGCTGTTCGTGCTCCGGCGCGAGGATTTCCTGAACTTCCTGGAGCGCGAGCCCAAGGTCGCGATCAAGATCATCCAGCTGTTGTGCCAGCGCATCCGCTGGCAGAGCGAGCGGATGGAGGAATCGGTATTGCAGCCGCTGCCGATCCGGCTGGCCCGCCGGCTCTGCGCGCTCGCGGAGGATTTCGGCTCCGAGGTGCACATCTCGCAGGAGCAGCTCGGCGTGTTCGTCGGCGCCGCGCGCGAGAGCGTCAACCGCCAGCTCCAGGCCTGGCGCAAGGACAAGATCCTAGACCTGCAGCGCGGCCGCATCCTGCTGCACGACCTGACGAAGCTGAACACGATCGCGCGCAACGAATAGCGGCCGACCCGGACGATGTTGTCCACTTCTCGTCGGGCTGCTGGCGAGAACGATTCGCAATGTATCGTTAGGTGTCAGACTCGGCCAAACATGATCGCAATTGGGCCACGACGACTCACAATTTGCGACATGAACTGTTTTTAACAATTCTAACCGGGGTCAATCCGGCGGCGATGAGTTCCGTACACACGCGGCGGCGTGCGGGCGGAACTCGTTCGCGCCAGATGAAGGTGGTTAGAACTCATGAGTCTTGCGTTGCCGGCGATCGTGCTCGAGACCAACAATACGGTTGGTCGCTGGCGAAGAGCCCTTTCAGCCTGGATCGATGCCGTCGAGGACGGCTGGTCGGTTCCGGTCCTCATCATCGGTTTCGTGGCCGTCTGGATGGCGTATTTCTCCCTCGCCTATCTGGCCGGCGATCTGCATCAAGACGTGATCGAGACCTGGTCGCTCGGGCGCAGCTTCGACTGGGGCTCCACCAAGCATCCGCCCTTGATGAGCTGGGCGGCGCGGGGCTGGACGATCGTGTTCCCGCTGACGAACTGGTCGTTCAACCTGCTGGCGCTGACCAATGCGGCGGTCGGATTGTTTGCGGTCGACCTGATCACCCGGCGCTTCGCCCGCGGCGACAAGCGCATCGTCGTGCTCTTGCTGCTGATGGTCCTGCCGATCTATCAGTTCCACGCGCAGCGCTTCAACGCCAATGCCGTGCTGCTGTCGACCTGGCCGCTCGCGACCTGGTGCTTCCTGCGCTCGTTCGAGACCCGCAAAGCCAGCTGGGCCGTCGCCGCCGGCCTGACCGCCGCGCTCGCAATGCTCGGCAAGTACTATTCGATCTTCCTGATCGCAAGCTTTGCGATCGCCGCCTTGTGCCACGGTGACCGGCGCGCCTATTTCGAGTCGGCCGCACCCTGGCTATCGGCGCTCACAGGCCTGTTTGCGCTCGGGCCCCATTTGTACTGGCTCGCGGCGACAGGCGCGCAGCCATTCTCGCACGCGATCAATCATCACGTCGGCAAGAGCGGCACGGCCGCGCTGCTCGAAGGCGGTGGCTTCGCTCTCGCCATGGCCGGCATCATCGGCATTCCCGGCCTGATCTGGCTGGCGATGACGCGGCCGCGTCCTGCCCGCGTGCTGAACGACGCGCTCAGCCTGGACCCGGGCCTGTGCCTGCTCGCGATGATCAGCATCGGCACCGTGACGTTCCCCGCCTGGGTCTCGGCGATCTTCGGCACCGATATGCCGCCGCTCTGGGGCCTGCAGGATGTCTTCCTGTTCGTCATCGTGATCGTCTGCGGCGCGAGCTATCACGCTCCGCGCGAGCTGACGATCAATCTCGCCGCGGTCGCGATCGCCATCGCGGCGTTCGCGGCCGTCGTGGTGGCGCCACTGCACGCGCTGTACCGCAACTACGTGCCGCTCAGCGAAGG
Proteins encoded in this window:
- a CDS encoding Crp/Fnr family transcriptional regulator; translated protein: MSKQAEFAVILKMNPMFADLGSDELQRISNLCHTQHLSAGEVLFQKGDPGNALFGVRRGQIRIETGATDGSRLTLNFMGPGDLFGEVAVLDGQERTADATAGEATELFVLRREDFLNFLEREPKVAIKIIQLLCQRIRWQSERMEESVLQPLPIRLARRLCALAEDFGSEVHISQEQLGVFVGAARESVNRQLQAWRKDKILDLQRGRILLHDLTKLNTIARNE
- a CDS encoding glycosyltransferase family 39 protein, with protein sequence MSLALPAIVLETNNTVGRWRRALSAWIDAVEDGWSVPVLIIGFVAVWMAYFSLAYLAGDLHQDVIETWSLGRSFDWGSTKHPPLMSWAARGWTIVFPLTNWSFNLLALTNAAVGLFAVDLITRRFARGDKRIVVLLLLMVLPIYQFHAQRFNANAVLLSTWPLATWCFLRSFETRKASWAVAAGLTAALAMLGKYYSIFLIASFAIAALCHGDRRAYFESAAPWLSALTGLFALGPHLYWLAATGAQPFSHAINHHVGKSGTAALLEGGGFALAMAGIIGIPGLIWLAMTRPRPARVLNDALSLDPGLCLLAMISIGTVTFPAWVSAIFGTDMPPLWGLQDVFLFVIVIVCGASYHAPRELTINLAAVAIAIAAFAAVVVAPLHALYRNYVPLSEGRNFYQPAVAELDRLWRTASDSPLQAVGGDDGLAFAAAFYSTDHPRYEMSLVHPNELRDPGEGVTARGWAALCYEADTSCINGMQAAAARARTSVRVAFTLRTNLFGWHGASQGFVALIVPPQADRPVESPPGVAEDLSERRRTF